A portion of the Bactrocera neohumeralis isolate Rockhampton chromosome 2, APGP_CSIRO_Bneo_wtdbg2-racon-allhic-juicebox.fasta_v2, whole genome shotgun sequence genome contains these proteins:
- the LOC126762181 gene encoding aminopeptidase N-like, producing the protein MMRSKLKVNVVLLATLAIIVSGFTATEATIGFLPPEIPAESSSRIAEPDAGISFNPRADINYRLPNNTEPIHYDIELTTNVHNGTRNFTGKVQILFNVVEDTRTIVVHARELEDFQASIRNESGIEYALVPTYELEREFLSLTPQLATVNLNKGTNWTLTITYKGELHTAYSGFHITSYTDAENKVHYMATTQFESTNARHAFPCYDEPAKRATFTITIRHDASYNAISNMPKNETASSTGVTVFDKTNVTIPTYLIAFHISDYAYTEGSLFGLPHSLYSKPSEVGNHQFGLVTGMLVLQGLADYYNVSFVMPQLAQVAIPSKGGAMENWGLVTYGEAYLLYNKTTGTTASQFSIANIIAHELTHQWFGNHVAVRWWTYLWLKEGFATLYSYEVLDEIFPEWDVYQRMHTADYQSALIYDGQGTVVPLTHYAQTPAEISARYGTSSYAKPSSVLFMWQHALGDKVFRSALNKYLTKNAISSAEEWDLFDALQSAVDEQQVSIPASIRVMFPTWSQQSGYPLLTVTRDYNTNTFTVTQTFYNDNKTLTSDKTFYVPFNYVSRSKFDYRDTTASHYLLNVKEINITDTSVGADDWLILNKQSTGYYRINYDTRNWQLIADGLVERPTIVHPRNRAQLLYDAYRFVTYDRLEHAILLRLLAYLPGEDQYAPWYIASSIITNYYGYLNGHADYEQFQLFIQSLVSNAYELLQVNDVPGEQFLRKYTRSTIVTLACTFGLENCLVDSNNKLKTVINGGSPIEPNTRSQAYCNGLRRASDTDFDYFYNDLLTSTDTTYSSLLLSGLGCSQSTTQLEKFVKSSIDTTNSLTSTQRTTILSAVYSRGSTGLLLSIDFLSNNWEAYASLSTNTGATNPLSRDIVSMSNYVNNRDQEAKLLALVTKVKSSDKVAANLEDTVTANMKVNFDWLDKNSAQVLSFVKTYRSSSATFSASLLSVFMALVVALARFW; encoded by the exons ATGATGCGCAGTAAACTGAAAGTAAACGTCGTCCTTTTGGCTACGCTGGCCATTATAGTTTCGGGCTTCACTGCGACCGAAGCGACAATAGGATTTCTGCCACCGGAGATCCCAGCAGAGTCCAGTTCACGTATCGCGGAACCGGATGCAGGAATCAGTTTCAATCCGCGCGCCGATATTAACTATCGTTTACCGAACAATACCGAACCCATACACTATGACATCGAACTGACGACGAATGTGCATAACGGTACAAGAAATTTCACAGGCAAAGTACAGATTTTGTTCAACGTTGTCGAGGACACAAGGACTATTGTAGTGCATGCGCGTGAGCTGGAAGACTTCCAGGCCAGCATAAGAAACGAAAGTGGCATTGAATATGCATTGGTACCCACCTACGAACTAGAAAGGGAATTTCTCTCATTAACGCCACAACTTGCCACCGTCAATTTGAACAAGGGCACCAACTGGACTTTGACCATCACATATAAAGGAGAACTGCATACGGCATACAGCGGTTTTCACATAACATCCTACACTGATGCTGAAAATAAAGTACA TTATATGGCCACAACACAATTTGAATCGACAAATGCCCGACATGCTTTTCCATGTTACGACGAACCAGCCAAACGTGCAACGTTTACGATTACCATCAGGCATGATGCTTCCTACAATGCCATATCCAATATGCCGAAAAACGAAACAGCAAGCTC CACCGGTGTGACCGTATTCGACAAAACGAATGTGACCATACCCACATATTTGATTGCTTTCCACATCTCAGATTATGCATATACCGAGGGTTCATTATTCGGGTTGCCGCATAGCCTTTACTCTAAGCCATCGGAAGTAGGAAATCATCAATTTGGTCTAGTAACGGGCATGTTGGTCCTACAAGGTTTGGCTGATTACTACAATGTGTCCTTCGTAATGCCACAATTGGCGCAGGTTGCAATACCCTCCAAGGGTGGTGCTATGGAAAATTGGGGTTTGGTAACCTATGGTGAAGCGTATTTGCTTTATAACAAAACCACTGGAACCACAGCTTCTCAATTTTCTATTGCCAATATTATAGCGCATGAGCTTACACATCAATGGTTCGGTAATCATGTTGCGGTCAGATGGTGGACATATTTGTGGCTAAAAGAAGGCTTTGCCACACTTTACTCATACGAAGTGTTGGATGAG ATTTTCCCCGAATGGGATGTTTATCAGAGGATGCACACAGCGGATTATCAATCAGCACTAATTTATGATGGCCAGGGCACTGTAGTGCCCCTGACGCATTATGCACAAACTCCGGCTGAGATATCGGCACGTTACGGCACTTCATCATATGCCAAGCCATCAAGTGTGCTGTTCATGTGGCAACACGCTTTGGGTGATAAGGTCTTCCGCAGCGCTTTAAACAAATATCTGACCAAAAA CGCCATCAGCTCCGCCGAGGAATGGGATCTATTTGACGCTCTGCAGAGCGCAGTTGATGAGCAACAGGTGTCCATACCCGCCAGCATACGGGTTATGTTCCCAACGTGGTCACAGCAATCCGGTTATCCGCTACTCACAGTGACGCGCGACTATAACACAAATACATTCACCGTCACACAAACCTTCTACAATGACAATAAAACACTTACTTCGGACAAAACCTTCTACGTGCCCTTCAACTACGTGTCACGCTCGAAATTTGATTACCGTGATACCACCGCCTCCCACTATCTGCTCAATGTCAAGGAAATCAATATTACAGATACCTCTGTTGGCGCTGATGACTGGCTGATCTTAAACAAACAATCCACCGGTTATTATCGTATTAACTATGATACGCGCAATTGGCAGCTAATTGCCGATGGCTTGGTGGAACGTCCAACAATTGTACATCCCCGTAATCGCGCACAACTCTTATATGACGCGTACAGGTTCGTTACCTATGACCGTTTGGAACATGCTATTCTCCTGCGTTTGCTCGCATACTTGCCCGGTGAGGATCAGTATGCACCTTGGTACATCGCCAGTTCCATCATTACCAACTACTATGGATATCTCAACGGACATGCGGACTATGAACAATTTCAATTATTCATCCAATCGCTGGTTAGCAACGCCTACGAATTGTTGCAGGTGAATGATGTGCCCGGCGAACAGTTTTTGCGTAAATACACACGTAGTACAATTGTTACTCTTGCCTGCACATTTGGTCTTGAGAATTGTCTCGTCGATAGCAATAACAAATTGAAGACGGTCATTAATGGTGGTAGTCCCATCGAACCTAATACCAGATCGCAGGCTTACTGCAATGGTCTTCGTCGTGCCAGCGATACCGATTTTGATTATTTCTACAATGACTTGCTTACATCAACCGACACGACTTACAGTTCCCTTCTACTTAGCGGCCTAGGTTGTTCTCAGAGCACCACGCAATTGGAGAAGTTTGTAAAGAGTTCTATTGATACTACTAACTCATTGACCAGTACGCAACGCACAACAATTTTGAGTGCGGTTTACTCGCGTGGTTCCACCGGTTTGTTACTCAGCATTGATTTTCTCAGCAACAACTGGGAAGCATACGCTAGCCTCTCGACCAACACAGGCGCTACTAATCCATTGAGTCGTGATATCGTGAGCATGTctaattatgttaataatagaGATCAAGAAGCGAAG CTTTTGGCTCTTGTCACTAAAGTGAAGAGTAGCGACAAAGTGGCAGCAAATCTGGAGGACACTGTGACAGCAAACATGAAAGTGAACTTTGATTGGTTGGATAAAAATAGCGCACAGGTCTTATCATTCGTGAAAACTTATCGCAGCAGCAGTGCAACATTCAGCGCATCCCTCTTGTCGGTGTTCATGGCGCTGGTTGTGGCGCTGGCCCGCTTTTGGTAA
- the LOC126764659 gene encoding aminopeptidase N: MFCSKLQVCVIVLLATLALIGHCEAGVYSLPPIGDESPSARLINGRIGTSGSPRADLDYRLPNTTEPVHYDVELTTNVHNGTKAFQGTVNIVIKVIEDTTTIVLHQRQLSIVKVTIKNTDLVDPTEETLNISYEEEREFLSLTPANQTLTFTKGSNWNLTISYTGELREDNAGFYLSTYTSLQGQERYLATTQFESTDARHAFPCYDEPAKRATFSIILHHNPSYNAISNMPLDETLSTPGYSVFEKTVNMPSYLVAFIVSDFEYTEGVLNARAQRIYTRPGTVDEQEFALVSGLLLLRRLEEYYDVQFALPKIYQVGVPDFAAGAMENWGLATYREEYMLYNTENSTTSTQTNIATIVAHEYCHQWFGNLVAIKWWTYLWLKEGFATLFSWQATDEAYPEWDVYQMFLTGDYQRALTSDGTGQMPPMSHYVQTPAEISSRYDSISYSKAGSVLYMWQSAFPKNVFRQGLNLYLTSNQFSAADEEQLFESLGIAAGANNVPIPATMQNMFGSWSRQSTYPLLTVTRNYNNKSFTVQQDAFYDDTNTKSDQTWYIPFNYAHKANPDHRNTTASHFLLNVKEIAIQDNDLAADDWLLLNKQSTGFYRINYDEQNWKLLSEALQTQTFKFDPRNRAQLIFDAYKFSSTGRLSQDIFLNLLQYLPNEDQYAPWTTVYSVIVTFNTYLNGDADYKNFQLFIGELVSNIYEKLGINDVSGEHHLTKSIRNIAINLACMAGIESCLQETNNKLKEFVNNNIAIEPNLQLQIYCNGLKQSGDAEFNFVYNRLMDSDDQALRRTLITSLGCSTTESQLKSFVESSIDESAGWRVQERITILSAAYSASSVGLSVSIDFLSENWEAYGNLTSGFGGENPLNTAMVGMAAYVVNEEQQAKYFALVDKVKGSNKVQSNLEDVVKARVQTNFDWLNNNRAPIMSWVNANVVKSGSATLSASLATLFTAFTVVLARYF, from the exons ATGTTTTGCAGCAAGTTGCAAGTGTGTGTTATAGTCCTTTTGGCCACATTGGCCCTTATTGGACATTGTGAAGCTGGTGTGTACAGTTTGCCGCCAATAGGCGATGAGAGTCCTTCAGCGCGTTTGATAAATGGTAGAATCGGCACCAGTGGTTCACCGAGAGCTGATCTCGATTATCGGCTACCAAACACCACCGAACCCGTGCACTACGATGTTGAACTGACGACAAATGTGCATAATGGCACGAAGGCTTTCCAGGGCACAgttaatattgttattaaagTGATCGAAGATACAACGACAATTGTTTTGCATCAACGACAATTGAGCATTGTTAAAGTGACCATAAAAAATACTGATCTAGTCGATCCCACTGaggaaactttaaatatttcgtATGAAGAAGAACGCGAATTTCTGAGTCTGACGCCAGCCAATCAAACACTCACCTTCACCAAAGGCAGCAATTGGAACTTAACCATTAGCTACACGGGTGAATTGCGTGAGGACAATGCTGGGTTCTACCTGTCAACATATACTAGTCTCCAGGGCCAGGAACG TTATTTGGCAACCACACAATTCGAGTCGACCGATGCACGTCACGCCTTTCCATGCTACGATGAGCCAGCCAAACGTGCCACATTCAGCATTATTCTTCATCATAATCCTTCTTATAATGCTATATCCAACATGCCATTGGACGAAACCCTCAGCAC GCCTGGCTATTCCGTCTTTGAAAAAACTGTAAATATGCCGTCTTATTTGGTCGCGTTCATTGTGTCCGACTTTGAGTATACGGAAGGTGTCTTAAATGCGCGTGCACAACGCATTTACACACGTCCCGGCACTGTGGATGAACAAGAGTTCGCTTTGGTATCTGGTTTATTGCTGCTGCGTCGTCTTGAGGAATACTACGATGTGCAATTCGCACTGCCGAAAATCTACCAAGTTGGTGTGCCCGATTTCGCTGCTGGTGCTATGGAAAACTGGGGTTTGGCTACATATCGCGAAGAGTATATGTTGTACAATACCGAGAACTCGACCACGAGTACACAAACCAATATCGCTACCATTGTTGCACACGAATACTGTCATCAGTGGTTTGGCAATTTGGTAGCCATCAAGTGGTGGACATATCTTTGGCTTAAAGAAGGTTTTGCTACATTGTTCTCCTGGCAGGCAACAGACGAG GCTTACCCAGAATGGGATGTGTATCAAATGTTCCTCACTGGCGACTATCAACGTGCACTAACCTCCGATGGTACGGGTCAAATGCCTCCAATGTCGCATTATGTGCAAACACCAGCAGAAATTTCCAGCCGTTACGATTCTATTTCATACTCGAAAGCTGGTTCCGTACTGTACATGTGGCAAAGCGCGTTCCCTAAGAATGTTTTCCGTCAAGGCTTGAATCTCTATTTGACCTCAAA CCAATTCAGTGCCGCTGATGAGGAGCAACTTTTCGAATCGCTCGGCATTGCAGCCGGTGCCAATAACGTACCGATTCCAGCCacaatgcaaaatatgtttGGTAGTTGGTCTCGTCAATCCACCTATCCGCTGCTGACCGTTACAcgtaattacaacaacaaatcgtTCACCGTACAGCAGGATGCCTTCTACGACGATACGAACACCAAATCGGATCAAACTTGGTACATACCCTTTAACTATGCACACAAAGCGAATCCGGATCATCGTAATACCACCGCTTCGCATTTCTTATTGAATGTCAAAGAGATCGCAATCCAAGACAATGATTTGGCAGCCGATGACTGGCTGCTACTGAACAAACAATCTACCGGTTTTTATCGCATCAATTATGATGAACAAAATTGGAAACTACTTAGTGAAGCGCTACAAACACAAACTTTCAAATTCGATCCACGTAATCGTGCACAGCTTATTTTTGATGCCTACAAGTTCAGTTCGACTGGACGCCTTAGCCAGGATATCTTCTTGAATTTACTACAATACCTGCCGAATGAAGATCAATATGCGCCATGGACAACAGTCTACTCCGTAATTGTTACTTTCAATACTTACCTGAATGGTGATGcggattataaaaatttccaattatttATTGGTGAATTGGTTTCGAATATCTATGAAAAATTGGGTATCAATGACGTAAGCGGCGAACATCATCTCACTAAATCCATACGTAATATCGCCATTAATCTTGCCTGTATGGCTGGCATTGAGAGCTGTCTTCAAGAGACCAATAACAAATTGAAAGAATtcgttaataataatattgcaaTCGAACCAAATCTACAACTGCAAATCTATTGTAACGGTCTAAAGCAATCCGGCGATGCCGAATTCAATTTCGTCTATAATCGATTAATGGATTCCGATGATCAGGCATTGCGTCGTACGCTCATCACATCGTTGGGTTGCTCGACAACCGAATCACAATTGAAAAGCTTCGTGGAGAGCTCAATTGATGAGTCCGCCGGGTGGCGTGTACAAGAGCGCATCACAATACTTAGTGCAGCATATTCGGCCAGCAGTGTTGGACTTAGTGTAAGCATTGATTTTCTCAGCGAAAATTGGGAGGCTTACGGCAATTTGACGTCAGGTTTCGGCGGTGAGAATCCACTCAATACAGCTATGGTAGGCATGGCCGCATACGTGGTCAATGAGGAACAGCAAGCCAAA tatttcgcCTTGGTGGATAAGGTTAAGGGCAGCAATAAGGTGCAATCCAATTTGGAGGATGTCGTCAAGGCTCGCGTGCAGACTAATTTCGACTGGTTGAACAACAATCGTGCTCCGATTATGTCCTGGGTGAATGCCAATGTCGTTAAATCTGGCAGCGCGACGCTCAGCGCATCATTGGCAACGCTGTTCACAGCGTTCACCGTTGTGTTGGcacgttatttttaa